A genomic window from Colletotrichum destructivum chromosome 7, complete sequence includes:
- a CDS encoding Putative basic-leucine zipper domain-containing protein: protein MDLQDLDLDDFTGFEGGASTTYSSPAMPSVFDMGGSTSSASHLGTVSPQDLLIQEPFMSAPNSTALTALTSPSIYNESPDFNESYDVSPNFGTGEFGPGDFDTGSADPWFPLFPQETAPAAKDDASDNQHCSGKSPATHTEDLEAVEFPSTSGRRKSANSSPSGSARHSSVSGVSSRRRDKPLPPIIVEDPHDTIAMKRARNTLAARKSRERKAQRFEDLEEKIRKLEVERDHWKNIALGRS, encoded by the exons ATGGATCTGCAGG ATCTCGATCTTGACGACTTCACCGGCTTCGAGGGTGGTGCTTCTACCACATACTCGTCTCCTGCGATGCCCTCTGTTTTTGATATGGGCGGGAGTACGTCTAGTGCTAGCCATCTGGGTACTGTTTCCCCCCAGGATCTACTCATTCAGGAGCCTTTCATGTCAGCTCCAAACTCGACGGCTTTAACGGCCTTGACATCGCCTTCTATTTACAATGAGTCACCCGATTTCAACGAGAGCTACGACGTCTCTCCTAATTTCGGCACCGGAGAATTTGGTCCTGGCGACTTTGACACTGGCTCCGCTGATCCTTGGTTCCCGTTGTTTCCACAAGAAACAGCACCGGCCGCTAAGGATGATGCCAGCGACAATCAGCATTGTAGTGGCAAGTCACCTGCCACTCATACCGAGGATCTTGAGGCTGTCGAGTTTCCGTCTACCTCGGGACGTCGCAAGTCTGCCAACTCGTCTCCATCTGGCTCTGCACGGCACTCTTCTGTTTCTGGTGTCAGTTCTCGTCGGCGGGACAAGCCACTGCCTCCTATCATTGTCGAGGACCCCCATGACACCATTGCTATGAAGCGAGCAAGGAACACCCTGGCTGCCCGCAAGTCTCGTGAGCGCAAGGCGCAGCGATTTGAGGATCTTGAGGAGAAGATTCGCAAACTGGAGGTCGAGCGCGATCACTGGAAGAACATTGCTTTAGGGCGTTCTTAA